In a genomic window of Rhododendron vialii isolate Sample 1 chromosome 12a, ASM3025357v1:
- the LOC131310971 gene encoding xylan glycosyltransferase MUCI21-like produces the protein METVREVTLTTAPLQSPCAITHTSPALIFSAGGFTSNVFHDFNEGFIPLFITVDSFFNDRDVILAIVNCSDWWVDKYSELIARFTRHPIINLDKETATHCFPMAIVGLMSHGPMTVDPTLQRGAQPKTVLDFHAILTTTYGQGYTLPPQSRPKLVIIGRSTHRVILNQDKVLEAAKNVGFDVVVFEPTQGTPMREVFRVLHGSHVMIGVHGAGLTNELFLRPGAVFMQIVPIRNSWLGDICYGKLALRLGLEYIVYDIAIEESSLANQLPKDLLDPNDQGGMLMNDWSNWEIYMNQNVTLNLARFGRYLERAYEKAKISMRKESSHADH, from the coding sequence ATGGAAACTGTCAGGGAGGTCACCCTCACCACAGCCCCACTCCAATCCCCCTGTGCTATCACACACACTTCCCCAGCCCTAATATTCAGTGCAGGTGGGTTCACCTCCAACGTCTTCCACGATTTCAATGAAGGTTTCATCCCGCTATTCATCACCGTTGATTCGTTCTTCAATGATCGAGACGTCATCCTCGCAATTGTGAATTGCAGCGATTGGTGGGTCGATAAGTACAGCGAGCTAATCGCACGGTTCACGCGCCATCCGATCATCAACCTCGACAAAGAGACGGCCACCCATTGCTTCCCAATGGCGATCGTAGGGCTAATGTCACACGGTCCGATGACCGTAGACCCCACGCTACAACGTGGGGCCCAACCGAAGACCGTCCTTGACTTCCACGCCATTCTAACAACTACGTATGGCCAAGGCTACACATTGCCACCCCAAAGCCGGCCGAAGTTGGTGATTATTGGCCGCAGCACCCACCGTGTGATTCTAAACCAAGATAAGGTCCTAGAAGCCGCAAAGAATGTAGGGTTCGATGTAGTTGTTTTTGAGCCAACTCAAGGTACCCCCATGAGAGAGGTTTTTAGGGTTCTTCATGGTAGCCATGTAATGATAGGAGTTCATGGAGCAGGACTAACAAATGAGCTGTTCCTTAGACCGGGGGCGGTGTTTATGCAAATTGTGCCAATAAGAAACAGTTGGTTGGGGGACATATGCTATGGAAAGCTTGCTTTACGTCTGGGGTTAGAGTACATAGTCTATGACATTGCCATTGAAGAGAGCAGCTTAGCTAATCAATTACCAAAGGACTTGTTGGATCCAAACGATCAAGGAGGTATGTTGATGAATGACTGGTCAAACTGGGAAATATACATGAATCAAAATGTAACTCTAAACCTGGCTAGGTTCGGGAGGTATTTGGAGAGGGCATATGAAAAGGCGAAGATATCCATGCGGAAAGAAAGTTCACATGCTGATCACTAG
- the LOC131310972 gene encoding uncharacterized protein LOC131310972 isoform X2, protein MDEEMIFLDNIMPVEIALKRELEYRRKVEAWRKQQQIDPKIDTLQLEGPPPSLAGTKRKAPPTSSQGSCSKQAFQKQPAGLVCMVCKVSFSNFYYLKKHCESQTHKEKLLQMKKWGTPLSNPLMCELCNARCSSEVVLEGHLSGTKHATGLKELESAKLGREGEAKLQIFSEKHWN, encoded by the exons ATGGATGAGGAGATGATTTTCTTGGACAATATTATGCCAGTGGAGATTGCACTTAAAAGGGAGCTAGAATACAGGAGGAAGGTGGAGGCTTGGCGAAAGCAGCAGCAAATTGATCCTAAGATTGATACTTTGCAATTGGAG GGGCCTCCTCCAAGTTTGGCAGGAACGAAGAGGAAAGCACCGCCTACTAGCTCTCAAGGTTCTTGCAGTAAACAAGCATTCCAAAAACAACCTGCTGGCCTTGTTTGCATGGTGTGCAAGGTGTccttctcaaatttttattatCTCAAGAAGCATTGTGAAAGTCAAACGCACAAAGAGAAATTATTACAGATGAAAAAATGGGGAACACCTTTAAGCAACCCTCTAATGTGTGAGCTCTGTAATGCCCGTTGCTCAAGTGAAGTTGTATTAGAGGGTCACCTTAGTGGAACAAAACATGCTACTGGCCTGAAAGAGCTTGAGAGTGCAAAACtgggaagagagggagaggctaAGCTGCAAATTTTCAGTGAAAAGCACTGGAATTGA
- the LOC131310972 gene encoding uncharacterized protein LOC131310972 isoform X1 has protein sequence MICSYKLFDKKAKIVMDEEMIFLDNIMPVEIALKRELEYRRKVEAWRKQQQIDPKIDTLQLEGPPPSLAGTKRKAPPTSSQGSCSKQAFQKQPAGLVCMVCKVSFSNFYYLKKHCESQTHKEKLLQMKKWGTPLSNPLMCELCNARCSSEVVLEGHLSGTKHATGLKELESAKLGREGEAKLQIFSEKHWN, from the exons ATGATCTGCAGTTATAAGCTGTTTGACAAGAAAGCGAAAATTGTGATGGATGAGGAGATGATTTTCTTGGACAATATTATGCCAGTGGAGATTGCACTTAAAAGGGAGCTAGAATACAGGAGGAAGGTGGAGGCTTGGCGAAAGCAGCAGCAAATTGATCCTAAGATTGATACTTTGCAATTGGAG GGGCCTCCTCCAAGTTTGGCAGGAACGAAGAGGAAAGCACCGCCTACTAGCTCTCAAGGTTCTTGCAGTAAACAAGCATTCCAAAAACAACCTGCTGGCCTTGTTTGCATGGTGTGCAAGGTGTccttctcaaatttttattatCTCAAGAAGCATTGTGAAAGTCAAACGCACAAAGAGAAATTATTACAGATGAAAAAATGGGGAACACCTTTAAGCAACCCTCTAATGTGTGAGCTCTGTAATGCCCGTTGCTCAAGTGAAGTTGTATTAGAGGGTCACCTTAGTGGAACAAAACATGCTACTGGCCTGAAAGAGCTTGAGAGTGCAAAACtgggaagagagggagaggctaAGCTGCAAATTTTCAGTGAAAAGCACTGGAATTGA